In Chitinophaga varians, the following are encoded in one genomic region:
- a CDS encoding TonB-dependent receptor: protein MKKMSLLAVAWLCMLHTYAQQSFKGRVYDLYTLSPVKSAGIYAGDQLLTTTDVAGEFSIGEHYDRLLVMASGYEPQTIRVKGNGPLMLIGLAATSYNLSEVSVNAAKPRSNLLQPQSVAVLGRKDLQRNDGISPEYTLNLIPGVRMEKRTMAGGQRITIRGYGNGTNFNGTGYKAYLNGIPVTDGEGTTILDDIDFSILGRMEVIKGPASSLYGSGIGGVLRMYTLKPSVYGTRISQEATAGSYGLFRTNTRLEYADEQSSVMLNYGHQNYDSYRINSASKKDYVSFIGDFHSNEKQTFSVYAAYNNSNDQLAGQLDSSQFAQRKDTGEIPYLKNKGYVAFETYRAGLSHQYTFSPHVNNITSAYFSGYKQSQAFAAGLTSNIAQNVGARTAFGLSFTGKTVTLNGTLGAEYQKTNSFKKGYALANAVQGPPTGDLEVSAMQYSLFTQWELKLPQGFLVTAGVSNNYIEYSITDRLTNTANPTHKDQSGHKTFTPVLTPQVSVLKAVNETVSVYAGVSKGYSPPVSGQVVIPQIGAVNTALRPEKGVQYEAGAKGSLLGKRLSFQVAVFDMEIKDKLTSQAVTEGNTGTVLYTMSTNAGAQQNLGIETDIAYALQPKHPQVFSLVRPFVSYTYSSFTYRQFKSDNNNNAKTVDYSGNKVSGVSPHLFNAGVDLVSVWGVYLNTTWQYIDRMPITYDNAHYADAYTLLQAKAGYRRDLGKHFSLDVFAGGNNMTGSRYYTMVFLNANYSAAPPNIYLPGPYKAVWYGGFNLSYKF, encoded by the coding sequence ATGAAAAAAATGTCCTTGTTGGCGGTGGCATGGCTATGCATGCTACATACCTATGCCCAACAGTCTTTCAAAGGAAGGGTCTATGATCTCTACACGCTGTCTCCCGTAAAAAGTGCCGGTATCTATGCAGGCGACCAACTATTAACAACAACCGATGTCGCCGGAGAATTCAGTATCGGCGAGCATTACGACCGGTTGCTGGTGATGGCTTCCGGTTATGAGCCGCAGACCATACGCGTAAAAGGCAATGGCCCGCTGATGCTGATAGGTCTTGCAGCCACGTCCTATAATCTCAGTGAGGTTTCCGTCAACGCGGCGAAGCCCCGCAGTAATTTGTTGCAGCCGCAGTCGGTGGCGGTGCTGGGACGGAAAGACCTGCAGCGTAATGACGGTATCTCCCCGGAATATACGCTCAACCTGATCCCCGGGGTACGGATGGAGAAAAGGACAATGGCCGGCGGACAACGCATCACCATACGCGGTTATGGTAATGGTACCAACTTCAATGGCACCGGCTATAAGGCCTACCTGAACGGTATTCCGGTGACGGATGGGGAAGGGACCACCATTCTCGATGATATAGACTTTTCTATCCTCGGCCGCATGGAAGTGATCAAAGGGCCGGCTTCCAGCCTCTATGGCAGCGGCATCGGCGGGGTGCTCAGGATGTACACGCTGAAGCCGTCAGTATATGGCACACGTATTTCACAGGAAGCGACGGCTGGAAGCTATGGACTTTTCAGGACCAATACCCGCCTCGAATATGCCGACGAACAATCGTCCGTTATGCTGAATTACGGTCATCAGAATTATGATAGTTACCGTATCAACAGCGCCTCCAAAAAAGACTATGTGTCTTTCATCGGGGATTTTCACAGTAACGAAAAACAAACCTTCTCCGTATATGCGGCCTATAACAATTCCAATGACCAGTTGGCCGGACAGCTGGACAGCAGCCAGTTTGCACAGCGTAAAGACACCGGTGAAATACCCTATCTGAAGAATAAAGGATACGTTGCCTTTGAAACATACCGAGCAGGGCTTTCTCATCAGTACACCTTCTCCCCGCATGTCAACAATATCACCAGTGCTTATTTCAGCGGCTACAAACAGTCGCAGGCTTTTGCAGCCGGACTGACGTCCAACATCGCCCAGAATGTGGGCGCACGCACAGCTTTTGGGTTGAGCTTTACGGGAAAGACCGTCACGCTGAATGGTACCCTGGGCGCTGAATACCAGAAAACAAATTCCTTCAAAAAGGGGTATGCGCTCGCCAATGCTGTACAAGGGCCACCCACCGGTGACCTGGAGGTGTCTGCCATGCAGTACAGTCTCTTTACGCAATGGGAACTGAAGCTGCCACAGGGTTTCCTTGTTACGGCCGGCGTCAGCAATAACTACATCGAATACAGCATTACCGACCGGTTGACCAATACGGCCAATCCCACGCACAAGGACCAGTCGGGCCATAAAACGTTTACGCCCGTACTGACACCGCAGGTGAGCGTGCTGAAAGCCGTGAATGAAACAGTGTCGGTATACGCCGGCGTGAGCAAAGGATACTCGCCGCCGGTGTCCGGGCAGGTAGTGATCCCGCAGATTGGCGCGGTGAATACAGCCCTGCGCCCTGAGAAGGGGGTACAGTATGAGGCAGGGGCTAAAGGCAGTCTGCTGGGGAAGCGGCTGTCGTTCCAGGTGGCGGTGTTTGATATGGAGATCAAAGACAAGCTCACCTCACAGGCTGTCACGGAGGGCAACACCGGTACCGTGCTATATACCATGAGCACCAATGCCGGCGCGCAGCAAAACCTGGGCATCGAAACGGATATCGCCTATGCGCTGCAACCAAAACATCCGCAGGTATTTTCGCTGGTAAGGCCATTTGTAAGTTATACCTATTCCAGCTTTACCTACAGGCAGTTTAAAAGTGATAACAACAACAACGCCAAGACGGTGGACTACAGCGGCAACAAAGTTTCCGGCGTATCGCCGCATCTGTTTAATGCCGGTGTGGACCTCGTGTCAGTATGGGGTGTTTATCTGAATACCACCTGGCAGTATATCGACCGTATGCCTATTACATACGACAATGCACATTACGCCGATGCCTATACGCTGTTGCAGGCTAAGGCAGGTTATCGGCGTGATCTCGGGAAACATTTCAGCCTCGATGTATTTGCCGGCGGTAACAACATGACAGGCAGCAGGTATTACACGATGGTGTTCCTGAATGCCAACTACAGCGCAGCGCCGCCTAATATTTATCTTCCCGGGCCCTATAAAGCCGTGTGGTACGGCGGTTTTAATCTGTCCTATAAATTCTGA
- a CDS encoding hemin ABC transporter substrate-binding protein, with translation MRNKYLLPAMLLLTCSCGRFGNKDQHAGSKRIVCLAKQYNEVIYALGAEKDLVAVDLSSTYPPAIKALPTVGYHRALSAEGIISQEPTLVVHDNNVGPEQVMQQLEKMKIPMKTFADSVFTIEQDKGMIRELGRYFGRERQADSLCRILDAQMSEALANGKRYTDTPHVVIIHFGRAMNIYLAVTEKSTAAKMVAWAGGVIPIGGNKGMQQVSAELIAQADPDVILLTDFGYDRLGSIGKIKELPGVAGTKAARDNRIYRVEEHDLIYLGPRTGANVLTLQKLIHAKQSE, from the coding sequence ATGAGAAATAAATACCTGTTGCCGGCCATGCTGCTGCTGACATGTTCCTGTGGCCGGTTTGGCAACAAGGACCAGCATGCCGGAAGTAAACGTATTGTTTGCCTTGCCAAGCAGTACAACGAAGTGATCTATGCGCTGGGCGCAGAAAAAGACCTGGTGGCGGTAGATCTTTCCAGTACCTATCCGCCGGCCATTAAAGCGCTGCCTACAGTGGGCTACCACCGGGCTTTGAGCGCGGAAGGCATTATCTCGCAGGAACCTACGCTGGTGGTCCATGACAATAACGTAGGGCCCGAACAGGTAATGCAGCAGCTGGAGAAGATGAAGATACCGATGAAAACGTTTGCTGATAGTGTGTTTACGATAGAACAGGATAAAGGCATGATCCGGGAACTGGGCCGTTACTTTGGGAGAGAACGCCAGGCTGACAGTCTTTGCCGCATACTGGACGCCCAGATGAGCGAAGCGTTGGCTAACGGTAAACGCTATACGGATACGCCCCATGTGGTGATCATCCACTTTGGCCGCGCCATGAATATTTATCTCGCTGTGACGGAGAAGAGTACGGCAGCGAAGATGGTAGCATGGGCCGGCGGGGTCATTCCTATCGGAGGCAATAAAGGCATGCAACAGGTTTCAGCGGAACTGATAGCACAAGCAGACCCTGATGTGATACTGCTGACGGATTTCGGTTACGACAGGCTGGGTTCTATCGGAAAGATCAAGGAACTGCCCGGTGTGGCCGGCACTAAAGCCGCGCGTGATAACCGCATTTACCGGGTAGAAGAACATGACCTGATATACCTGGGGCCGCGTACCGGCGCCAATGTGCTGACACTGCAAAAACTGATACATGCAAAACAGTCCGAATAA
- a CDS encoding FecCD family ABC transporter permease, with the protein MQNSPNKGVFPWLTALLVAAVLLSACLGAIDIHIREIAGAAGKLFYNGSDYTLHERVFLEIRLPRVLFCLFAGAALAVGGVLLQALFRNPIIEPGLIGTSSGAAFGAALYFVAGATFHFHAGVWMLPLAACAGAMLATFMVLGLSGSRENGKTGIVTLLLMGIAVNALFLSGTGFLSYIARDPQARSITFWNLGTLSGANWESVVITAIVVTLCCWRAMACAARLNLLMLGEEEAQLSGVGVKRLKMEVMVINVIMIAVVTAFTGVISFVGLVVPHLLRIWKGADNRYLVAAGALTGAILLTAADIAARLLLRPAELPIGIVTSLAGVPVFIFLLKKKKYYF; encoded by the coding sequence ATGCAAAACAGTCCGAATAAAGGCGTATTCCCCTGGTTAACGGCGCTGCTGGTGGCCGCTGTCCTGCTGTCGGCTTGTCTGGGCGCCATAGATATCCATATCAGGGAGATCGCCGGTGCTGCGGGAAAACTGTTTTATAACGGCAGTGACTATACGCTTCATGAGCGGGTTTTCCTGGAAATACGGTTGCCCCGCGTGCTGTTCTGTTTATTTGCCGGCGCCGCGCTGGCGGTAGGCGGCGTGCTGTTGCAGGCGCTGTTCAGGAATCCCATCATAGAACCGGGCCTGATAGGCACTTCCAGCGGGGCCGCCTTTGGCGCCGCGCTATATTTTGTCGCAGGCGCAACTTTCCACTTTCATGCCGGCGTTTGGATGTTGCCGTTGGCAGCCTGCGCCGGCGCTATGCTGGCCACTTTTATGGTGCTGGGTTTGTCAGGCAGCAGGGAAAACGGTAAAACAGGCATTGTTACGTTGTTGCTGATGGGCATAGCTGTCAATGCCTTGTTCCTCAGCGGCACCGGCTTTTTGTCGTACATCGCGCGGGACCCGCAGGCGCGCTCTATTACTTTCTGGAACCTCGGCACTTTATCCGGCGCCAATTGGGAATCAGTGGTCATCACCGCTATTGTGGTGACGCTGTGCTGTTGGCGGGCCATGGCCTGCGCGGCCAGGCTCAATCTGTTGATGCTGGGAGAGGAGGAAGCGCAGTTGTCGGGTGTTGGCGTAAAGCGGTTGAAGATGGAAGTGATGGTTATCAATGTGATCATGATAGCGGTGGTAACGGCTTTTACGGGAGTGATCAGTTTTGTGGGGCTGGTGGTGCCGCATTTGCTGCGTATCTGGAAGGGAGCAGACAACCGTTACCTGGTGGCTGCCGGCGCGCTCACCGGCGCCATATTGCTGACAGCTGCGGACATTGCGGCCAGGCTGCTGCTGCGGCCTGCGGAGCTGCCGATAGGCATTGTTACTTCCCTGGCCGGTGTGCCTGTGTTTATTTTTTTACTGAAGAAGAAAAAATATTATTTCTGA
- a CDS encoding heme ABC transporter ATP-binding protein, whose translation MLALSGITCIKHNNVLLEDISVQWGPGRMHIVMGPNGAGKSTLLRIAAGQLAPASGTVMYGNRPVTDFSVKELAAVRAALSQQQELAFPLKVREVVLMGRYPHIQGVPTLTDKRYCREAMALFDLEDLAERDYLSLSGGEKQRVHFARVLAQIWESPLHGCRYLLLDEPLTFLDVHFQFRFMRQLKVLLQQQDLVIVAVLHDLHIAAKFADNVLLLHKGRMVAQGTREAVLTPAHIQQVYQLDSEDIAAVIPVYHSPISVSHT comes from the coding sequence ATGCTTGCCTTATCTGGTATTACCTGTATAAAACACAACAACGTATTGCTGGAAGACATCAGCGTACAATGGGGCCCTGGCAGGATGCACATCGTCATGGGGCCTAACGGCGCCGGCAAATCCACGTTGCTGCGGATTGCGGCGGGACAGCTGGCGCCGGCGTCGGGCACTGTCATGTACGGTAACAGGCCGGTCACCGATTTCTCCGTGAAAGAGCTGGCCGCTGTCAGGGCGGCGCTGTCGCAGCAGCAGGAGCTGGCCTTCCCGCTGAAAGTAAGGGAAGTGGTGCTGATGGGCCGCTACCCGCATATCCAGGGCGTGCCCACGCTGACGGATAAACGTTACTGCAGGGAGGCGATGGCGCTGTTTGACCTGGAAGACCTGGCGGAGCGCGACTATCTCAGTCTGTCCGGCGGGGAAAAGCAGCGGGTACATTTTGCGCGTGTGCTGGCCCAGATATGGGAAAGCCCGCTCCATGGCTGCCGTTACCTGCTGCTGGACGAGCCGCTCACCTTCCTGGACGTACACTTCCAGTTCCGGTTCATGCGCCAGCTAAAAGTACTGCTGCAACAGCAGGACCTGGTAATCGTGGCGGTGCTGCACGACCTGCATATCGCTGCGAAGTTTGCCGATAACGTCCTGTTGCTGCATAAAGGCCGGATGGTGGCACAAGGTACCCGTGAAGCGGTGCTGACGCCTGCCCATATTCAACAGGTATATCAGCTGGATAGTGAAGACATCGCGGCCGTTATACCTGTTTATCATTCACCAATATCTGTTTCTCACACTTAA
- a CDS encoding discoidin domain-containing protein, translating to MRKYIYLFLSALFLSVSAAAQNYGNWRNIGPVLFPVNSSGQINGIGRVTQMKFHPSNAATIYATSVWGLWKSTDTANTWQLQGTDELPKASCASVCIDYTNDQIMYLGTGDPNYYGTALGVYKTTDGGQSWLPSNSGIGNRMAVELLMSKTDHNVLIAATNDGIWKTTDGGTSWTNKLSGGQFTDMAYKASTNTTTIYAVNMAGGFYTSTDMGETWTPVALTLPAAGAKGSRIAVTPADSNRVYVGMVGANDAVSGGVIYKSTNGGTSFTQVKGDVAPNLVGYNATSSGQGNYNFAIGADPVNADILYLVAHIVWKSTDGGSNWTQIQTGWWTMIHTDMHGIKVSPYNTSKVFNYNDGGVWLSTDGGTNWVPRSDGLSSTEVYHASNSPIRRDMISIGTQDNGELYYKYAVNPWFTNRGGDWGSRSAFDYNTNNQVYYYENGKRRAVTGSESAYNVPFTASNKMELEFTPANVSVAFIADTGLWRSTNITAASPAWTRLVNNTEKIKALHVSNADANVVYYVTTNQKVYRTRNALAASPTFVSVAAPVATSVAASVTTIKSDTNVVYVSCGSKVYRSADQGNTFTDISGTLPPVNIIRLLEDRYATNESVYLATARGVYYRNKNMADWSLYSIGLPTVADITDIFAYNNGVADSSELRVSFYGRGVFGTKFNNAITPLVSFSATTVNTTAGGVSKSGCRPYTDYTVDLTISPAPSGNANVQLVAGSTSSAVKGIDYDVTTNGSFTTPGDTLVFASGQTAPRTVTLRVYGSKTDLAGKYALLSFNVNGTTNAMANPSAQTCRVNISYPDGSPVGDTGLVNLTYGNGTTGGSASSPFNGTQSDKRTQTIYPADELRAAGLQRGNIYSIAYHVISRTVTTTSTFQNFNLAVGTTLQPTFTDTQFDNSPVTTVYSGSISVTDTGWVQVPFSQPFYWDGSSNILIQSCYNNADGTDQGDNLVASISVSGANPTAFQRQTSGAGCSFNAPGYGSTRPNLIFNTRPAVTTVAGTLNTNTTQYLGPNATVYFADSTGKVLAKVKNLSAFDYGCATVQIDRAGATAVPFWDTVPTHYLASKTYKITTANNNSAGSLQVTLYYTAAEKQGWEAATGLTWDSVQLVKVKNKVGNVTPSNPQPDGVGTIYVSRDSSGKKGATIYYVAGTFNTGVGGFGVGSPGTPPVAGACNNPIPRTQLRVSQFDSQETTGESAPAVNVIDGNNSTFWHTQWYNSTAPMPHYISIYLGGAYNLSKLTYLPRQSGTNGRINAYQVQVSADSINWTQVASGNFVNSTAAQDVVFSPTVKARYVKLVATSEVNANPWTSIAELSFAGCPDTTASATKAVLAGKQQVGNISVYPTRVQLGGSVTVRSHDNATLLLRLYDVRGRMVRVEYVNDGSTVNTGNLNTGVYIYSIYNSKQPSAKPLKTGKIVITE from the coding sequence ATGCGTAAATATATATACCTGTTTTTATCCGCCCTTTTTTTATCGGTATCTGCCGCAGCGCAGAACTATGGCAACTGGCGGAACATAGGCCCGGTGCTGTTCCCGGTCAACTCTTCGGGACAGATCAACGGCATCGGCCGCGTTACACAGATGAAGTTCCACCCTTCCAATGCAGCCACCATCTACGCCACCAGCGTATGGGGCCTCTGGAAAAGTACGGACACGGCCAATACCTGGCAGTTGCAGGGCACCGACGAGCTGCCTAAAGCGTCCTGCGCTTCCGTATGCATTGATTATACCAATGATCAGATCATGTACCTGGGAACAGGTGATCCCAACTACTATGGCACAGCGTTGGGTGTTTACAAAACCACTGACGGCGGGCAGTCGTGGCTGCCTTCCAACAGCGGCATCGGCAACCGGATGGCAGTAGAACTGCTTATGTCGAAAACAGATCACAATGTGCTGATCGCCGCTACCAACGATGGCATATGGAAAACAACGGATGGAGGCACTTCCTGGACCAACAAGCTCAGTGGCGGCCAGTTCACGGATATGGCTTACAAGGCGTCCACCAATACCACAACTATCTATGCCGTAAACATGGCCGGTGGGTTCTATACGTCCACTGATATGGGCGAAACCTGGACGCCCGTTGCGCTTACCTTGCCGGCTGCGGGGGCCAAAGGCAGCAGGATAGCCGTAACACCCGCCGATTCCAACCGGGTGTATGTAGGAATGGTAGGCGCCAATGATGCCGTTTCCGGCGGCGTGATCTATAAATCCACCAATGGCGGCACCAGTTTCACACAGGTAAAAGGCGACGTGGCACCCAATCTGGTAGGCTATAATGCCACCTCCAGCGGCCAGGGTAACTATAACTTCGCTATTGGCGCAGATCCGGTGAATGCGGACATTCTTTACCTGGTGGCGCATATTGTATGGAAAAGCACTGACGGCGGCAGCAACTGGACACAGATACAGACGGGTTGGTGGACCATGATCCACACGGACATGCATGGCATCAAGGTAAGTCCCTATAACACCAGTAAGGTGTTTAACTACAATGATGGCGGCGTGTGGCTCAGCACAGATGGCGGTACCAACTGGGTGCCACGCAGCGACGGGCTTTCGTCAACGGAAGTGTACCATGCCTCCAACAGCCCTATCCGCCGGGATATGATCAGCATCGGCACGCAGGACAACGGAGAGCTGTATTACAAATACGCCGTCAATCCGTGGTTTACCAACAGGGGCGGCGACTGGGGCTCACGTTCCGCATTTGACTATAACACCAACAACCAGGTGTATTATTACGAAAACGGTAAGCGAAGAGCGGTAACCGGTAGTGAAAGCGCTTATAATGTGCCGTTCACCGCTTCCAATAAGATGGAGCTGGAATTTACGCCCGCCAATGTGAGCGTGGCGTTCATCGCTGATACGGGACTGTGGCGCAGTACCAACATTACCGCAGCTTCCCCCGCATGGACCAGGCTGGTGAACAACACAGAAAAGATCAAGGCGCTGCATGTCAGCAATGCGGATGCCAATGTGGTGTATTATGTCACCACCAATCAGAAAGTATACCGTACCCGCAATGCGTTGGCGGCATCGCCCACCTTTGTCAGCGTGGCCGCGCCGGTGGCCACCAGTGTAGCCGCCAGCGTTACTACCATTAAAAGCGATACCAATGTGGTGTATGTTTCCTGCGGCAGCAAAGTGTACCGCTCCGCAGACCAGGGGAACACTTTCACTGACATCAGTGGCACGCTGCCGCCGGTGAATATTATCCGGCTGCTGGAAGACCGTTACGCTACCAACGAATCGGTATACCTTGCCACCGCGCGCGGCGTATACTACCGCAACAAGAACATGGCCGACTGGTCGCTGTATTCCATCGGACTGCCCACGGTTGCTGACATTACGGACATCTTTGCCTACAACAACGGTGTGGCGGACAGCAGTGAACTGCGGGTGAGCTTTTATGGCCGTGGTGTTTTTGGCACCAAATTCAATAACGCCATCACGCCGCTGGTTTCTTTTTCGGCCACCACTGTCAATACGACCGCCGGCGGCGTTAGCAAATCAGGATGCAGGCCTTATACGGATTATACAGTTGACCTGACCATCAGCCCGGCTCCCTCCGGTAATGCCAATGTGCAGCTGGTGGCAGGTTCTACGTCTTCCGCGGTGAAGGGCATCGATTATGATGTGACCACCAACGGCAGCTTTACCACGCCCGGCGACACGCTGGTCTTCGCATCCGGACAGACGGCGCCACGCACCGTTACCCTCAGGGTGTACGGCAGTAAGACAGACCTGGCCGGCAAATATGCATTGCTGTCGTTTAACGTCAACGGTACTACGAATGCGATGGCTAACCCGTCAGCACAAACCTGCCGCGTGAATATCAGCTATCCGGACGGATCGCCGGTAGGAGATACGGGGCTTGTTAACCTCACTTACGGCAACGGTACTACGGGGGGCAGCGCGTCCAGCCCGTTCAATGGCACACAGTCTGACAAACGTACCCAGACTATTTATCCGGCAGATGAGCTGAGAGCGGCAGGGCTGCAACGCGGCAATATCTACTCCATCGCTTATCATGTGATTTCACGTACCGTCACTACTACCAGCACGTTCCAGAATTTCAACCTGGCAGTAGGCACTACCTTACAGCCAACGTTTACGGACACACAATTTGATAACAGTCCGGTCACAACGGTGTACAGTGGCAGCATCAGCGTAACGGACACCGGATGGGTGCAAGTTCCGTTCTCACAGCCCTTCTACTGGGACGGCAGCAGTAACATCCTTATACAGTCCTGCTACAACAATGCGGACGGTACAGACCAGGGAGACAATCTCGTTGCGTCTATTTCTGTGAGCGGTGCCAATCCTACGGCATTCCAGCGGCAGACCAGCGGTGCAGGGTGTAGTTTCAATGCGCCGGGCTATGGCTCTACCAGGCCTAACCTGATCTTTAATACACGGCCCGCCGTTACTACGGTGGCGGGTACACTGAATACCAACACTACGCAGTACCTCGGGCCTAATGCCACCGTTTACTTTGCGGACAGCACCGGCAAGGTCCTGGCGAAGGTGAAAAACCTGTCGGCCTTTGACTATGGCTGCGCCACCGTGCAGATAGACCGTGCAGGCGCCACTGCCGTGCCGTTCTGGGATACCGTCCCTACACATTACCTGGCTTCAAAAACATATAAGATCACGACTGCCAATAACAACAGTGCCGGCAGCCTGCAGGTAACGTTATATTATACCGCCGCTGAAAAACAAGGTTGGGAGGCCGCTACAGGTCTCACCTGGGATTCCGTGCAGCTGGTGAAAGTGAAGAACAAGGTGGGCAACGTTACCCCATCAAATCCTCAGCCTGACGGGGTCGGTACGATCTACGTATCGCGTGACAGCAGCGGGAAGAAAGGCGCTACCATCTATTATGTGGCGGGCACCTTTAATACCGGTGTGGGCGGCTTTGGCGTGGGCAGTCCGGGCACTCCGCCAGTGGCCGGGGCCTGTAACAATCCGATACCACGTACGCAGTTGAGGGTATCGCAGTTCGACAGCCAGGAAACAACAGGGGAGAGCGCTCCGGCGGTCAATGTTATTGACGGAAACAACAGTACCTTCTGGCATACGCAGTGGTACAACAGTACGGCGCCCATGCCACATTATATCTCCATCTATCTCGGTGGCGCGTATAACCTGAGCAAGCTCACCTATCTGCCCCGGCAGTCAGGTACCAATGGGCGCATCAATGCCTATCAGGTACAGGTAAGCGCCGATAGCATCAACTGGACGCAGGTGGCCAGTGGCAACTTTGTGAACAGTACGGCGGCACAGGATGTTGTTTTCTCTCCCACCGTGAAAGCCCGTTATGTAAAACTGGTGGCCACTTCTGAGGTAAACGCGAATCCGTGGACTTCCATCGCTGAACTATCATTCGCCGGTTGCCCGGACACTACGGCATCTGCAACAAAAGCGGTGCTGGCTGGTAAACAACAGGTTGGCAATATCAGCGTATATCCCACAAGGGTGCAACTGGGCGGAAGCGTGACTGTACGCAGTCATGATAATGCTACGCTGCTGCTGCGGTTATATGATGTCAGAGGCAGGATGGTGCGCGTTGAATATGTGAATGATGGCAGCACTGTCAATACCGGTAATCTGAACACAGGTGTTTATATCTATAGTATTTACAATAGTAAACAGCCTTCAGCCAAACCGCTGAAAACAGGCAAGATCGTGATCACCGAGTGA
- the sbnA gene encoding 2,3-diaminopropionate biosynthesis protein SbnA, translated as MMLSSLEKISGLIGNTPVVALNMPGVSLFTKLEYRNYSGSIKDRAALSILSNAIRNGKVNSDTVIVESSSGNFAIALARICKDLGLSFIPVIDPNINRENEAMLRLFTDKVVKVEKEDSTGGYLLTRIETVKELCARHPNSFWTNQYDNPDNFRGYYNTLGKEICDRFEQLDYMFIAVSSCGTISGISQKVKEKFPNVTIVAVDIEGSVIFNIPPQKRYVSGLGSSKVPSILEHAIIDEIMIVSHEELVKGCHELVKEQNIFAGASSGAVYAAIKNYFNSHAIEGAPVTLFCCADRGDSYINNVYDKKWVNNMMEKLSTIKA; from the coding sequence ATGATGTTATCTTCCCTCGAAAAGATCAGCGGTCTGATCGGAAATACGCCAGTTGTAGCGTTGAACATGCCGGGAGTGTCCCTGTTCACCAAACTGGAATACAGGAACTATTCAGGCAGCATTAAAGACAGGGCTGCGCTGAGTATTCTCTCTAACGCCATCCGTAATGGTAAAGTCAACAGCGATACAGTCATCGTTGAGTCCAGCTCCGGTAATTTTGCCATCGCGCTGGCAAGGATCTGCAAAGATCTGGGACTGTCCTTTATCCCTGTCATCGATCCTAATATTAACCGGGAGAATGAGGCCATGCTACGCCTGTTTACGGACAAGGTAGTGAAAGTGGAGAAGGAAGACAGCACCGGGGGTTATCTCCTGACCAGGATCGAAACGGTAAAAGAACTGTGCGCCCGGCATCCCAACAGCTTCTGGACGAACCAGTATGACAATCCTGATAACTTCCGGGGATACTATAACACGCTGGGAAAAGAGATTTGCGACCGGTTTGAGCAGCTGGATTATATGTTTATTGCGGTGAGTTCCTGCGGCACCATCAGCGGGATATCCCAAAAAGTAAAGGAAAAATTCCCCAATGTCACCATTGTCGCCGTAGATATTGAAGGCTCGGTGATTTTTAATATCCCTCCCCAAAAGAGATATGTCTCCGGCCTGGGCTCCAGCAAAGTACCTTCCATATTGGAACATGCCATTATCGATGAAATTATGATCGTGTCGCACGAAGAATTGGTGAAAGGCTGTCACGAGCTTGTTAAAGAACAGAACATTTTTGCAGGCGCCTCTTCCGGTGCCGTCTATGCCGCTATCAAGAACTATTTTAATTCACACGCTATCGAGGGTGCCCCTGTTACACTGTTTTGTTGCGCCGACCGCGGAGATTCCTATATCAACAATGTATACGACAAGAAATGGGTAAATAACATGATGGAAAAGCTATCTACCATAAAAGCATAA